The DNA segment CAAAGAACAGGATTTAATGTTGTTAATCGATCTACACGAGAATAAATGTACAGTTTTGAAAATGCGTAACAGAAAAATGCATATATTTACACAAACCACATTcataaacaaagaaaatcatAAAGCCAAGTTGACGTTAATGCACTAATAAATAAAGTTCATTGAATTTGGAATTAAGCATGCTGGTTTACAAAGCACAAGTTATTGTAATACCTCGAGTGAAGGTATAAAGCGactaataataattataataattataataaggATTGTAGCTGTATGTGGGGTAGTACCTGTATGTTTGATCCCAAGGTCGGAAATTCTTCTGGTCGTACTGTCCACCGTAGCTCATACGATCGTCATAGATACCTTGATTGCCATACATTCGATCTGAATGGGAGTGCAAGCACAGAAAATACAATTACTTTTGCATTTCTATTGGATTTCTAAAATGGTATTACCCCTGTTGTTCATTCCAATAGGACTACCTCCACCACGTTGTGTCATGTAGTACTCGTAATGTGGATCAAGATTATCGTATCCGTTGCCACGATAACCATAGCCGCGCATCATTTCCGGATAGTACGGCATTCGACTGACGCCTCCATCATAGTAGCCGGCTCGCATTGCCATGGCTGGGTAACCATACCCATATCCTCGATCATCTGGACGATTCATATAGCGATCATATTCGTATCTGGAAGAAAAATATCACATTCTTGGTTGGTGGTGAACTggttaaaatataaattgttGGTTGTGGTCATTCAAAATGGGTCAATACGATTTTATCATCGTTTCAATTGTAAACTTCAGTTATCTTTGTTTAACCATCAGTAAATCAGAAATCTTTACGCACACTAATTCTGTCACTTCACGTCTACAGGTTTGAGGAAAAACTTTTCCGAACATACAAGGTAAAGATGGATGAATGTATCCCAATTAGAACTGCTCACCATTAATCCCTTTAACTTACCCCATATACGGAGACTGTCGATATGATCCCGAGTACGATGCGTGCATTCCTGCACCCCGGTAACGATCATCAAAGCTTTCCGGACGATAGTACCAGTTTCGGTCATCTTCTATTGGACCCATACCACTGTAGTATCCTGTAATACCAGTAGGGCGTCCATAGCTGCGCATATCGCGTTCATATCCTGGTCCACAATTTGAACAGTGTCTTCTTGAGTTGTAGTCATCTCTGGCACTTCGATAAAGGCTACCGAGAGATGTAGTGGGCAATGGTGGCGGAACGTTGATGAGCTTTGCTGACGTTACAGTACTTTCGGCGGCCAGGTTAGCACGTGCTAGGTGCACCACCAGTAGAAATAGTGCTCCAGTAAGCTACCGTTTATGATGGAAAAATGGTGATGAATACATAAGAAAGATCTATTCAAAATTCTACAGCAAATAATTTGGCACTAAAATTATCAATTTAATTCGTATGACCTTCTCGTCATTACAAACCgatctgttttttgttgttttttttttgtttttttaaattatactTAGAGGCAATGAGATATGTCGATGATAAAATAGTCAAATTGggcaattgaaaattaaactaCACCCACATGCAAGCACCCTCGCAGCCATGGGCAAAGTAATATAACGTTTCACTCATTAATGATGTCCAGTCACAATTGACGTATCACCCCACATATGCCCCTAGTGCCCCTGCTAGGTCCACATCCGACCATATGAATCTATGCATGGTTAATAAAGCGTATCATGCGTACACGAGCACGTTTACGTAAgtttgacaaaaaaacaacgagcATGTCTCCTCACAGCCTATTTCTACTACATTCTAAACGATCAACGACATGAATGGTCTCGCAGAACATTTGAATGTTAAAGTTGGAATGACAAAGGAAAATGAATTCGTTCCGTTGTTCTGGCGTAAGAGTAGCAGATTTTGTTTGATGTAATATGTAGTGAATAAAATTACGCTATTAAGAGTCCAAAACCTTACAACAAGTgggtcattttttgttttggtgggTGAAGGTGAAAAAAATACTGAAAAGGTGAAGTGGATGAGAAGATTCACCATATATGTATGCTATCATATATATAGTTTTGTGTCGACTGTATTACTTTATTGCCATGCAGTTCACTTACGGCTGTTCCGAACTTGCCACGAAAGGAGTCGCAATTTCTCTCTAGTCGTTGTATTGTATGGTATCCCAACATACAGTAGCTTATTTTGAACAATCGGACACTGTCACAAAACGATCCCATGTAAGCTTACAGCAATAATCGTGGAAATTGTATTGAAAATAATAGATTTCACGCTCCATTTACTCTATTACACACCATTCGCGAAATCACAATTGACAAATACGGAAATAATGTCTGTCCTAGTGTAGTGTGGGCTGAATGAAGCACATAAAATCATGGAGACATACTTAAGTACAACTTTGACGTACACTTTAAAACTCTACTCTAATGACAGCGAAACAACGATTTCACATCTCTTATAGTGAGCACGAACAATATATTTACGTTTATATATACATATTCATGTATTACACGTCTCTAGATTAACCTTATTCGTTTTTCAGTTTCGAGAAATACTTCACAAACTTACCTTGAACATGTTGTTGATTTTagttgaaaatatttaaagtaACGTAGTTTTTGTATCAGTTGGTATCAAATCTTCGCttgatattttttcaatttccacgCGATTCAGTATCATTTGGGAACTATAATTTTCACAAGACCCGTTCACGGACACGCGACTGAATGAATTGCGATGAAACCTAGATGGTGTGGGAATTTTTTGCGAAATACTTCGTCACACAAAACTTGGCTCTTCAAGTACACTAACCGTTCCCAGGTAACATAACGCACAAAACTCAAACACTTCACGCTGACACAGGCACATAACAAAAGTCTGGCTCCACCAAATGTCCGCCACAGCCGACGATCGACAGTGGAATCGAGCAAGAACTTTCCTGGACAAACCATTTTATATAATACCCTCTTAATTTGagtccatcatcatcaccccgCACACTAGTCTGGTGGAAAACCGACGGAAGggtgggggggtgggggattttgaagcaaaaagcaaacctTTTTCTCGCGATACACTTTTTAACCCTGTTCCCTATCTACCTTTTGTCACGTTCTCTACCCGACAGTAACACCAGAAGAGAgaagtgtttatgttttgtttcatctcaCTGAACAATGCCATTTGTGCCTGAAATGTGTGGTATGttagagacagagagagagacacagagagagagagatatggatagagagggagagatatGTCCACCTTATTTAGCTGGTTTGTGTTATTCCTTATAATTACATTCCAACATACATCACATAAATAGTTGTGGCCATAAGCTAGTAGACCGTAGTCAAAAAATAGTTCTACCCTCTCTGTGTAGCGTGTGTATGAAAATGgtagaaaaagaggaagagaagAAGGATCATTGTGCCAAGTTCACAGACCGCAACTACTAACCCTTGCCGGAATGAGCCGCATATTGCCCTCGAGCATGTAAAATCCAGTCAATGATTATCATTCTCCGATGATCGCAACGCCGTCGTCCAGTCGTACAGTCAAATGCAACGGTGACGACCTCTCCGCGTTCTATCCGGTTGCGCATAGACGCGTGAAAATCAACACGCCACCGCATGGGTTGCGGGTGGAACTGCCGCAGTGTGTTTAGCTTATTGCGGTCATTAGCATTTTCACTTCGTCATATTCGTTTTCCATCGTATTTTGTGGGTGTACTACCGCCACGTCAGGTAATCATCAGGTACGCTGCCTCTGAGAGGGAGCCTCGAAAGCACTGTACAATGTCATCCCCCCGAACCTGTACGAGCAATGTCCGACAGAGGATGTGAAGCCTACCGTGTCACAAACCGTAGTAAACTGCGGTTGTTGAACTACAGTTCAGAAAATCATCTTTTCTTTATCACCATTTACTTAACCAATTCTTGCTTTGTCACATAATAAGAGTCACGCAAAATGTTCGAATATATTTCATGGCATTTTTTTAGCACACAAAATGCAGAGTCTTCCTCATTGCGTAGCATACTAAACATTGATGCGTTCTTTGaacttaaataaattatttttacacCGTGATATCGGatgttgggtaaatctgatccagattcatgaatctgaatgaatatttggaatgattcaatgaatctgaatctcgattggaaagattaatgaatctcaaacattcatgaatctcaaaagatctcaaaagatttatgaatctccaaagattcttGTATGTCGAAAGATTAGTGACTCTGAAGGGATTCATAAGTCTCTAATAATTCATAGAGCTTTAGCTTTTAACTATTCTGCTTCATGGCGTAACTATCTATgtggtcatgccagcctatacaagctttcgagacttcttggcaagtaccacgcagccggatagtttgttttgcaatggggagacggtccatgctATGgggaggcttgaacccatgacggggaTGTTATAGGTAGGATTGGGAAAactcaatattttgaaaatcgtATACTTCTAAAGAATCAAATATCCCTAGAgatatatgaattttaatggatttgtgaattttgtagattcatgaatcattcgaaattcatgaatcttcaaagattcatgattcCTTGGAGACTCATAGTTAGAATATTAGAGATACATATTTATTTAGAATATttatattcatgaatcttttaaaaattcatgTATCGTTGAAGATTCGACTCGAGAaatcaacgaaagattcatgaaacccaacactaatgCGCTATGATGTTACTGAAACCACTGGTTTCTAAACACTATATTGTGGAACCCTTTTTATCGATCAGTTGTGCACCATTACACAGCATAATAGTATTTTCAATTGAACTGTTTCACTGTTTAATCCAATTTGATGATTGTAACATTTAATATTTCCAAACATCATGTTGTTGATATTGGACCGGAAGCGTTTGGCTGAAAGCTCATACtgcatcttcttcttcattggcacaacaaccgctgtcggtcaaggcctgcctctgtacccacttgtgaagtgagcttggctttcagtgacttattgttaccatagcaggatagtcagtcctacgtatgggggcacggtcaaTTCGAGggttgaacccatgacgggcatattgttaagtcgtacgagttgacgactgcacTACCAGACCAGCTCACACTGCATATGTTTCGATTATCCTCTCAAgcaacaaaatcaacatgctctctcgctctgtctggTTTGATCGTCTGTTGGGTAGAACAAGAGAGCATGTTGATTTTGTTCGTTGGGCTGTTAAATTTTTACGCTCATCGTTACATGAATCCGGATTATTCtattgaaaaaaatggtttaaccTTCTTCCGTAACCATGCGCCTCTCAGGGGTCCATCGAAGCGTTGCGCAAGTCCGTTGACATTTTAACTGCTGGCGGACAAGGAGTCCATGGAGAAAGAGTGCAGGGATGGAGGAGGCGTAGAGAAATTTTGAAATCAGGTTGGTTCTGCTAACGTATCTAAACACATAtgtacatacatacatacagcgAGACGAGCAACGAATATTGTGAAAATAGGTTTTCCACTCTCAACCGGAACTAAATGGATCAATCATCATTGATAACCGCTACGGACGAATCATGCGAGATCATCATCAAAGATGTAACATACATGTGTGTGAGTACCTATGTGGATGTTTGTTAGCATTATGTGCGGCTGCGACAAATTTAGTTCATGATGATGCTCTCTACCATGTTGTGAGgcgaaacaaatcaaaaatgTTAATCTATTTCACTACTCCAATGTACTCATGCCccagatttaaaaaaaaaaacccaactgaaatgttttaaacatgaaaaaatgaaGGTGTGAAAAGTTACTGCAATTACTACACAAgcacgacaaaaaaaacgttttatttAATTCTCCCTTATCGTGCTTTCTGCATCACTGCCTGTGTGTAATAATCATTCGTCTTGAAATCCCACAATGCTGTTTTCAAGTTCATCCCATTTTCTCCTATCATTCGAAATGATGTTGCGTTTACCTCCCTTCATTCGGTGGCTGTTTGTCTTCGCTCTGAAAACGCTTGTCTCATTTGTCTGATGCTGTCGACGCAGAAACTAAACTCGTCACTTTCAGTACTTCCACTATGCACCATATTTCCCAGAACCTTGAAATCAGGTGACCCCTGCCAGGTGCCTTTAACCTTCGAATCGTGTGTACTTTTGTTGTGAAGGAACAGCCGACCACCCAAATTCTGGCAGCtatgaatttaatttgcttACGGTAGCAGAACGGAAACAAAGCAATTTCAACGTTCCGAATGCTTCCGAAATTTGAATGCCGCTAACTCAACAACGAATAAAAAACGAATTATCAAATGGGTGTTATAAAACTCATCCCTACCTTTAAGCATGTGGGTGTTCACCACATGTCTCATCACTTGTTGTATTGAGTAAGTTAATAGGAATAAAGACTTCCAGATAAAATCCATTCTAGATTAACAAAATTGACTTGTCTCATAGTATTGTAATATTGTGTCAACTAAGTACCCACGAAATGTTTTGTGATATTTGTAAACGAAATTGTAGCGACAgtgaattattaattttaaccATTTTACCTATGTAGCTAAtgtgaaaatgcaaataatgTGTTTAATAATGGTGTGAAAGCAAAATAGTTCCTTATGTCTGTTTATTTATATCTGGTTATTTATCtttggctttgttttgtgcagttataattataaacTGTTTTAGCACTGATAGTTCGCTTACTGTTTTCTTTCATCGCGCAATAAATTACAATCgattgcatttttcttttttgttgggaaATTGTTAAACATATCAGAAGGAAAACTAAAGAAGTATGCCGTACTTATGTGGCGGTCTACGCTATTATCGTAAAAATTTGTGGATCGTTGATGTTATGTTTCATAAAGTTTTACGCAACAATTGAATGGTATATACAGTTCGACAGCGGATGTACTAttcttgtttatttcatttcaattttatttcatctttGAACAATTTCCATACCCTATGATATGATTATCGTCACtatcaaaataaaagaaaatagtaAATTAGTAATGTTTATGTGCCCATACTGCCTAACAAACCTCAGGTTTCAAAGGCCTTcatttgaaattcaatttggAATGAATGCACTGTGGcatgtttgtttctttacGATTCTATGCTCCTACGGATAATTGTATAACTGTTGTAACGTTAGAACATTTCTTTTGCGCACTATTCAAATtttctcactca comes from the Anopheles coluzzii chromosome 2, AcolN3, whole genome shotgun sequence genome and includes:
- the LOC120950639 gene encoding uncharacterized protein LOC120950639 isoform X5; the protein is MFKLTGALFLLVVHLARANLAAESTVTSAKLINVPPPLPTTSLGSLYRSARDDYNSRRHCSNCGPGYERDMRSYGRPTGITGYYSGMGPIEDDRNWYYRPESFDDRYRGAGMHASYSGSYRQSPYMGYEYDRYMNRPDDRGYGYGYPAMAMRAGYYDGGVSRMPYYPEMMRGYGYRGNGYDNLDPHYEYYMTQRGGGSPIGMNNRDRMYGNQGIYDDRMSYGGQYDQKNFRPWDQTYSVAYGGRPRPASLGDTSYLMDRDNNQSNRVSLGQESERTIDDDSDTRAKSDNRSSASDVPKDKDGIVESVESTESENKTPNA